Within Gemmatimonadota bacterium, the genomic segment CCCGGAGACGATCGATCTCGTCGAGCGCTACTGCAAGGAGCAGGGCCTCTTCCACACTGAGGACACGCCCGACCCCATTTTCAGCGAAACCATCGAGCTGGACATGGATACTGTACGGCCCAGCCTGGCCGGACCGAAACGTCCCCAGGACCGCATCGCCCTGTCCGACATGAAAGAGCGATGGAGCGGGATGCTCTCGGCGCCGGTGGGGCCGCAGGGCTTCGGCCTGGAAAGCGGGGAGCTGGAGAACAGTGCCGAAGTCAGTTTCAAGGGTACCGACTTTTCACTGGAGCACGGCGACGTCGTGATCGCGGCCATCACCTCCTGCACCAACACCAGCAACCCAACCGTCATGATCGGCGCCGGCCTGCTCGCCAAGAAGGCCGTGGAACGGGGTCTGGACGTTAAGCCATGGGTGAAGACCAGCCTGGCGCCCGGCTCCAAGGTCGTCACCAGCTACCTGGAGGCGAGCGGGCTGATCCCCTATCTGCAGGCCCTGAACTTCCACACGGTCGGCTACGGCTGCACCACCTGCATCGGCAACAGCGGTCCCCTGCCGCAGCCGATCCGCGACGCCATCCACGACGCCGACCTGGTCGCGGCCTCGGTGTTGAGCGGCAACCGCAACTTCGAAGGGCGCATCGGCCCCGACGTGCGCGCCAACTTCCTGGCCTCGCCGCCGCTGGTGGTGGCCTACGCCATCGCCGGAACGGTGAACATCGACCTGGACAACGACCCCCTCGGCTACGACCCCACGGGAGAGCCGGTCTTCCTGCGCGACGTCTGGCCGAGCCAGGAGGAGATCCAGGCCGAAATCCATCGCAGTCTCAAGCCGGACCTGTTCCGCCAGCAGTACGCCAACGTCTTCACCGGCAACGAACAGTGGAACGAAGTGCCGATCTCCGGCGGTGAGCTCTACGCCTGGAGTCCCGACAGCACCTATATCCAGGAGCCAACCTTCTTCCTGGATATGGGTACCGATCTGCCGCCGGTACAGCCGATCGTCGGCGCACGCGTGCTGGCCGTCATGCCGGACAGCACCACGACCGATCATATCAGTCCTGCCGGCGCCATCGCGCCGGACAGCCCTGCCGGCCGCTATCTGACCGAAAAGGGCGTCCCCCGCTCCGAGTGGAACAGCTACGGCAGCCGGCGAGGCAATCACGAAGTGATGATGCGGGGCACCTTCGCCAACATCCGCATCAAGAACCAGATGCTGGACGGCGTCGAAGGCGGCTACACGGCCTACATTCCGGTCGCCGGGCAGGTTTCGGACGCCGCCGCAGGTCTTGAAGAGATGGCGATCTGGGATGCGGCATCCAGGTACGAGCAGGACGGTACACCGCTGATCATCC encodes:
- the acnA gene encoding aconitate hydratase AcnA; amino-acid sequence: PETIDLVERYCKEQGLFHTEDTPDPIFSETIELDMDTVRPSLAGPKRPQDRIALSDMKERWSGMLSAPVGPQGFGLESGELENSAEVSFKGTDFSLEHGDVVIAAITSCTNTSNPTVMIGAGLLAKKAVERGLDVKPWVKTSLAPGSKVVTSYLEASGLIPYLQALNFHTVGYGCTTCIGNSGPLPQPIRDAIHDADLVAASVLSGNRNFEGRIGPDVRANFLASPPLVVAYAIAGTVNIDLDNDPLGYDPTGEPVFLRDVWPSQEEIQAEIHRSLKPDLFRQQYANVFTGNEQWNEVPISGGELYAWSPDSTYIQEPTFFLDMGTDLPPVQPIVGARVLAVMPDSTTTDHISPAGAIAPDSPAGRYLTEKGVPRSEWNSYGSRRGNHEVMMRGTFANIRIKNQMLDGVEGGYTAYIPVAGQVSDAAAGLEEMAIWDAASRYEQDGTPLIILAGKEYGTGSSRDWAAKGPWLQGVKAVIAESFERIHRSNLVGMGILPLQFMEGQNMQTLDLSGFETYDIVGLTEEMRPNQAYTVRVTRENGIVGEFGVTSRLDTPVEVNYYKNGGILHTVLRRLVKED